The Thalassolituus oleivorans MIL-1 genome includes the window TCGATAATTGTCAGCAAATACGCTGAAACAAGTCGCAACCATAAATTGATGCACACGCAATGCCGTTGCCTGTGGCAAGGCTGGATAGAGCTTAAGCAGTTCGCCAACAAATTGAATCGCAATTGGATTATAAAATTCAGCAATACTGACCAGAATCGGCGAGCGCGAGCTGATCAGTTGCGCCACTAAGCGCAAGTAATTTCGCCACCCATCCCCTTCCTGGCTTTTCTCATGCAATGGATCGAGAAAAGCCTGTATCCACGCCGATAACCGTTCATCCGTGCTGGTATTTGGCCGAATGGCGTTCAGATTATTTTGACGCATGCTATTGATAATGGGAGCTCGACGCTTGATAACCTCATAAAACAAGGCTTCTTTACCACCAAACAAGTCGTTCACTTCAGCCACTCTAACCTTAGCTAAACCCGTGATGTCTCGCACTGGCACAGCATGATAGCCGTATGAAGCAAACAGGGCTTCGGCAGCGTTGAGTAGGGCTTCTCTATTGGCTATTTGCCGTTGGCTAGGATTGGCTATTTGCCGCCCATTAGGATGCGTCATTATTGACCTTAGTTATTTTCTAAAAATGCTTGGAACAAGTGTTCCGAGTTGCTAGTATGCCTTGGAACAAGTGTTCCAAACAACCGAGAATTGCTATGAACGACCATCCAGTTTGGATGTCTGGCCCTTTAAATACGCTAACACGCTTTGGTGAGATCCCTCTTTTTCGCGAGGGGCTCTATAGCATCGCGCCGGATACCTATGCTTGGATGGTGCCGAATGGCTCTTGGGGTGAAACCAACATTGGTTTAATCGATTGTGGCGGTGAGTCAGTGCTCATTGATACCTGCTGGGATTTAGCATTCACTCAAGAGATGCTGCAGCATTTTCATGGTGTACTAAAAAACTCACCGATTGAGTATGTGATTAATACCCACGGCGACGGCGACCATTGCTGGGGCAATCAACTGTTTGCAAATACCCCCATTATTGCGACCAATGCCTGCATCCACTCTATGCACCATTACTCCCCTAAATCGCTTACCGCGTTAACGCACGCTGGACGAGTTCTTAAACGTTTGCCATTAGGAAGTGTGCGTAAATTTGCGCATTACATGTCATCTATGTTTGCGCCGTATGATTTTTCTGGAGTGCATATTACGCCACCAACCGACGGTTTTAGTGGTCAGAAATGCATAAATGTTCGCGGAGTTGATATCGTTATTAATGAAGTTGGCCCAGGGCATACTGACGGCGATGCTATTGTGTATGTGCCCGACAGAAAAGTCGCCTATGCGGGTGATATTTTATTTATTGGCGCTACGCCGGTTATGTGGGCTGGACCCGTTAAAAATATATGTAGTGCGTTAAAACAGTTACTGGCATTTGATGCTACTGTAATTGTGCCGGGACATGGTGCCTTCGCACAACGCAAAGACGTACAAAATTTATTAGATTACTGGGAATATTTGCAAGAGCATTTATTTGCCCAAAGTAACAATGGCATGTCGAGTATCGAGGCCGCACGTTTTGTCGCATTAAGTGACGATTTTAATCAACGGCCCTTTGCTCTTTGGGATTCTCCCGAACGTATTATTACCAATGCCTGGAACCTATACCGTGAGTGGGGTATCGATCAAACTTCGCTTCCCGGTACACTAGGAACTATGAATTTGTTGCGCCATCAGGCGACTCTTGCTTTTGATCTTAATAAGGCTTCACCTAGGGTGATGCGCCACTTTTAATGGGAGTTTTTATGAAGCGTTTAGATATCACCATTCCGTCCGAAGGTGAGCAACTCGCTGCTTGGTTGTATTTACCCGAATCGACTAAGCCAGCACCTGTCATTGTCATGGCCCACGGTTTAGGGGCTGTACGTACCATGCGTTTAGATGCCTTTGCGGAAAAATATTGCGAACAAGGCTACGCCTGCTTGGTATTTGATTATCGTTTTTTTGGTGATAGTAGCGGCGAGCCGCGCCAATTGCTCAACGTT containing:
- a CDS encoding MBL fold metallo-hydrolase, with translation MNDHPVWMSGPLNTLTRFGEIPLFREGLYSIAPDTYAWMVPNGSWGETNIGLIDCGGESVLIDTCWDLAFTQEMLQHFHGVLKNSPIEYVINTHGDGDHCWGNQLFANTPIIATNACIHSMHHYSPKSLTALTHAGRVLKRLPLGSVRKFAHYMSSMFAPYDFSGVHITPPTDGFSGQKCINVRGVDIVINEVGPGHTDGDAIVYVPDRKVAYAGDILFIGATPVMWAGPVKNICSALKQLLAFDATVIVPGHGAFAQRKDVQNLLDYWEYLQEHLFAQSNNGMSSIEAARFVALSDDFNQRPFALWDSPERIITNAWNLYREWGIDQTSLPGTLGTMNLLRHQATLAFDLNKASPRVMRHF
- a CDS encoding TetR/AcrR family transcriptional regulator; the encoded protein is MTHPNGRQIANPSQRQIANREALLNAAEALFASYGYHAVPVRDITGLAKVRVAEVNDLFGGKEALFYEVIKRRAPIINSMRQNNLNAIRPNTSTDERLSAWIQAFLDPLHEKSQEGDGWRNYLRLVAQLISSRSPILVSIAEFYNPIAIQFVGELLKLYPALPQATALRVHQFMVATCFSVFADNYRVNTLSQGQVTSSDFSASYNQALIFINAGARAIIAGV